The sequence CGATCGTCGATCAGATCAACGCCCTGCTGCCACAGACCCAGTGCGGCCAGTGTGGCCACCCCGGCTGCCGACCCTATGCCGAAGGTATCGCCAATGGCGAGCCGATCAACAAATGCCCACCGGGTGGCGAATCGACCATTCAGGCGCTGGCCGATCTGCTGGATGTCGAGGCCTTGCCGCTGGATGCCGAGCATGGCGAAGAAAAGCCGAAGATGGTTGCCTACATCCGTGAAGCCGAGTGTATCGGCTGCACCAAGTGCATTCAGGCCTGCCCGGTCGATGCCATCCTGGGCGCCGCCAAGCAGATGCACACGGTGATCGTTGATGAATGTACCGGCTGCGACCTGTGCGTAGAGCCCTGCCCGGTCGACTGCATCGACATGGTGCCGCTGCCGACCACCCCGCAGAACTGGAAGTGGGACTACCCGCTGCCGCCCCAGCAACTGATCGCCACCGATGCTGCGCGAGGTCAAGCCGCATGAAGTCCGCCATCCGCATCTGGGACATTCCCGGTGGCATCCATCCTGAAGAACACAAGCACGAGTCCACCCAACGCGGGCTGGAACCGGCACCGCTGCCCAAAACCCTGATCCTGCCGCTGCAGCAGCATATTGGTGCGCGGGCTGAACCTGTGGTTCAGGTCGGCGACAAGGTACTCAAGGGGCAACTGCTGGCCGAAGCCAACGGGGTTGTCAGTTGTCCGCTGCACGCACCAACCTCGGGCACCATTACGGCCATCGGGCCGGCCCCCTACCCGCACGCTTCCGGCCTTGCTGAACTGGCGATTACCCTGGAGGCCGATGGCCTGGATCAGTGGACCACACTCGCGCCGATCAGCGACTACCGCACGCTCGATCCGGCCCTGCTGCTGGAAATGATCCGCCAGGCCGGTATCAGCGGCCTGGGCGGTGCCGGCTTCCCGACGGCGGTCAAGCTCAAGGCCCGTCCGGAGCAGAAAACCCAGACGCTGATCATCAACGGCACCGAGTGCGAGCCGTACATCACCGCCGACGATACCGCGATGCGTTACAAAGCCGCCGAAATCGTTGCCGGTATCGAAATTCTGATGCATATCCTCAACCCTGATCAGGTGCTGATCGGCATCGAGGACAACAAGCCCGAAGCCATTGCCGCCATGCGCGAGGCGGTGGGCACCCGGACGATGCAGGTGGTGGTATTCCCGACCAAGTACCCGTCCGGTGGCGAGAAGCAGCTGATTCAGATTCTGACCGGCAAGGAAGTGCCCAGCGGCGGCCTGCCAGCCGATATCGGCATGGTCTGCCAGAACATCGGTACCCTGCTGGCCATTCATGACGCGGTACTGCTCGGCCAGCCGCTGATCAAACGGATCACCACCCTGACCGGTGCAGCACTGGGGCGGCCAACCAATGTCGAGGCGCTGATCGGCACCCCTATCATCGACCTGCTGCAATTTGCCGGCCTCAAGCCCGACCAGCTCTACCGTCTGGTCATGGGCGGGCCGATGATGGGTTTTACCCTGCAGGATCTGAACGCGCCAATCATCAAGAGCAGCAACTGTCTGCTGGCCGGCACCCGCGAAGAACTGCCGCCACCGCCACCGGCCCAGGCCTGCATCCGTTGTGGCCTGTGCGCCGAAGCCTGCCCGGCAGAACTGCTGCCGCAGCAGTTGCACTGGTTCGCACTGGGCAAGGATTACGACCAGCTCAAGCGTCAGCACCTGTTCGACTGCATCGAGTGCGGTGCCTGCTCCTATGTTTGCCCCAGCAGCATTCCGCTGGTGCAGTATTACCGTGCAGCCAAGGCCGAGATCCGCGCCATTGAGCTGCAGCAGCACAGGGCCGAGCATTCCAAACAGCGCTTTGAACAACGCCAGGCTCGCCTGCAGCGCGAAGCCGAGCAGAAGGAACTGGAGCGCCAGGCGCGGGCCGAGAAGGCCGCACGCCTGAAAGCCGCCAAGGAAGCCGAAGCCGCCCAGGCGCCCAAGCAAGCACCAGCCGGTACTGAGGCTCCGGCACCGGTCGCCAAACCCGCCGGGCTCAGCGATGAGCAGAAACAGCTCAAGATTGCTGCGGCCACTGCCCAGATGGCGGTCAAGAAAGCCAATAAGCAACTGGCCGCCAACCCGGACAATGAAGAGCTCAAGGCGCAGATCGCCGAGCTGGAAAAAGCCGCCCTTGAGGCCCAGGCCGCCTTTGAGGCAGCCACCGGCGGCGCCGCCGCACCGCCTGCTGTACGCGCTGAGGCCAGTGACAAACCGGCCAGGAAGCCGGTGGACGAGAACCTCAAAAAAGCCAAACTGGATCTGGCCATGGCCCGTGCGGCCGTTAAAAAACTCGAGCGCGAGCTGACCGCCACCCCAGACAGCGACGAGCTGCAGCAGCAACTGGCGCAGGCCCGCACAACCCTGCAGGAGGCCGAAAAGGCCCTGCACGCCGCCGAGGACGCCAGCCCTATCCCGCCACCTGAGCGTGAGCGCGTCGAGAAGCGCCCGGTGGATGAAGCCACCCGCCAGCTCAAGACTGACCTGGCCATGGCCAAGGCTGTATTCAAACAGGCCGAACGAGCCGTCAAGGACGCCCAGGAGCAAGGCCAGGATGCCAGCGCGCTGGAAGCCGAGCTGGTGAGCAGCCGCGCAGCACTGGATCAGGCCGCCAAGGCCTTTGCCGATCACATGGCCAGCAAGGAGAAAGTCTGATGGCCCTGGTGCGTATGACCTCGCCCCACGCCAAGGGCAATAACAAGACCCAGACCCTGATGCTCTGGGTACTGGCCGCCACCCTGCCCGGCGTAGCCGTGATGACCTGGCTGTTCGGTTGGGGCACGCTGATCAACATCGTACTGGCCAGCAGCTTCGCCCTGGCTTGCGAGGCGCTGATTCTGGCCCTGCGCAAACGCCCGGTGGGCTTCTTTCTGAGCGACGGCAGCGCCCTGGTCACTGCCTGGCTGCTGGCCCTGGCCCTGCCGCCGCTGGCGCCCTGGTGGCTGGTCCTGATCGCTACCAGCTTTGCTATCGTGTTCGGCAAGCAGCTCTACGGCGGGCTGGGCCAGAATCCGTTCAACCCGGCGATGCTCGGCTATGTGGTGGTACTGATCTCGTTCCCGGTGGAAATGACCAGTTGGCCGGCCTGGCGCGGTATTGAACAGGTAATGCCTGATATCAGTGCCAGCCTGGGGTTGCTGGAAGCCTTGCAGCGGGTGTTCATGCCCGCCAGCCTGGCGATTGACGGCTGGACCCTGGCCACCCCGCTGGATGTGGTCAAGAACAACAACAGCCTGACCATGGATGAGCTGCGCCAGGCCCAGCCGATCTTTGGCGCCATGGCCGGTTACGGCTGGGAATGGGTCAGCCTCGCCTATCTGGCTGGCGGTGCCTTCCTGATCTACAAGAAAGTCTTCAGCTGGCATGCCCCGGTTGGCATGCTCGGTGCGCTGGCGCTCATGAGCCTGCTGTTTTGGGGCGGCTCGGGTTCAGACTCCAATGGCTCGCCGCTGTTCCACCTGCTCAGCGGGGCGACCATGCTCGGTGCGTTCTTCATCATTACCGATCCGGTGTCCGGCGCCACCAGCAAGCTCGGCCGGCTGATCTTTGGCGCCGGGGTCGGCATTCTGGTCTATGTGATCCGCGCCTGGGGCGGCTACCCGGATGCAGTGGCCTTCGCCGTGCTGCTGATGAATCTGGCCGCACCGACCATCGACTATTACACGACTCCGCGCACCTACGGCCACCGCAAGGCTGAGCGCGGCATGGGCAAGGTGGACTGATGAGCGAACAAGAACAGAGCACACAGCCATTGGGCGCCGGTCGCTCGGTAGTGCGCAACAGCCTGATTCTTGGGCTGTTCGCCATGGCCACTGTTGGCCTGATCGCAGTTACCCAGATCAGCACCGCGCCGCGCATCGCCGAAGAACAGCGCCGTGTGCAGATGAGCGCACTGAACGAGATTCTGCCGCATGACCAGCACGACAACGATCTGCTGGCCGATGGGTTCGAGGTCAGCGACCGCGAGCTGCTCAACCTGCCACGCCCGACCATGGCCTACCGTGGGCGGGTTGAGAATGAAGTGGTAGCGGTGATTCTGCCGGTGGTCGCGCCGGATGGCTACAGCGGCCGTATCGACCTGCTGGTTGGCGTGCGTGCCAACGGTGAGCTGGCTGGCGTGCGGGCGCTCAATCACCGGGAAACCCCGGGGCTCGGCGACAAGATTGAGCTGGCCAAGAGTGACTGGGTTCTGAGCTTCAACGGCAAGAGCCTGCAAGTGCCCGCTCCGACCGGCTGGGCGGTGCGCAAGGATGGCGGCGAATTCGACCAGTTCACCGGTGCTACCATCACCCCGCGCGCAGTCATCCAGGCGGTCTATCGCGCCCTTGAGTATTTCGCCGCCCACCGCCAGCAGTTGCTGGAATTGCCCGACGCCAGCACCATGAATGAGGACAGCATCGATGGCTAGCACCGATTTCAAGAGCATCAGCGCCGACGGCCTGTGGCACAACAACCCCGGCCTGGTCCAACTGCTGGGCCTGTGCCCGCTGCTGGGTGTCAGCAGCACCGCCGTCAATGCCCTGGGCCTGGGGCTGGCTACCATTCTGGTGCTGGTCGGCTCCAACGTGGCGGTATCGCTGATCCGCAGCGCGGTAACCGATGCCGTGCGTCTGCCGGCGTTCGTGATGATCATCGCCGCGCTGGTGACCTGTACCGAACTGCTGATGCAGGCCTTCACCTATGAGCTGTATCAGATTCTCGGCATCTTCATTCCGTTGATCGTGACCAACTGCGCGATCCTCGGCCGCGCCGACGCCTATGCCTCCAAACATCCGGTGCTGCCGTCGTTGATTGATGGTTTCATGATGGGCCTGGGCTTTGCCCTGGTGCTGCTGGTGCTGGGCATGCTGCGCGAACTGGTCGGCTACGGTACGCTGTTCTCCAACATGCATCTGCTGCTGGGACCGATTGCGGCCGACTGGAAGATTGTGGTGTTCAGCAACTACAAGGATTTCCTGTTCGTCATTCTGCCGCCCGGCGCCTTCGTGTTCATGGGCCTGCTGATCGCTCTGAAAAACGCCATCGACAGCCACGTCAAAGCCCTCCAGGCCGCCCGCGCCGAGAAACCGGCCGCCAGTGGCAGCAAACGGGTACGAGTGACCGGGACCATCAGTTAAAGCATGAACAAGGCCAAGCGTTATGAAATCTTCCGCCGACTGCGTGAAGACAATCCGCACCCAACCACCGAGCTCAACTACAGCACCCCGTTCGAGTTGCTGGTAGCGGTGACCCTGTCGGCTCAGGCGACCGATGTAGGCGTCAACAAGGCTACTGACAAGCTGTTTCCGGTGGCCAATACTCCCGAGGCCATTTACGCGCTGGGTGTTGAAGGGTTGAGCGAGTACATCAAGACCATCGGCCTTTACAACAGCAAGGCCAGAAATGTCATCGAGACCTGCCGGATCCTGATCGAGCAACACAACAGCCAGGTGCCGGACAACCGCGAGGCGTTGGAAGCCCTGCCTGGCGTCGGTCGCAAGACCGCCAACGTGGTACTCAACACCGCCTTCGGCCAGCCGACCATGGCCGTGGATACGCATATCTTCCGGGTCAGCAACCGCACTGGTATCGCCCCCGGCAAAACCGTGCTGGCGGTGGAAAAGCAGTTGCTCAAGCATGTCCCCAAGGAGTTTCTGGTCGATGCCCACCACTGGCTGATCCTGCATGGCCGTTACGTCTGCAAGGCCCGCAGCCCACAGTGCGGTAGTTGCCGGATTGAGGATCTGTGCGATTACAAGCACAAGACCTGCGACTGATAGCCTCCTATGTAGAAGCGCTCCACGAGCACTAATTGCAGCCCCTTTTGCGCCGCAGCAAGCCGCTTGCACCACGCGCCGATACTGAGCTCATGACTTTTTCGAAAAATCATCTGAAACAATAAAAAAAATCTATTTCCGCTGAGACTTTTCTGCCGCTATAAGGTCCGCAAATGGCACTTCATTGTGGAGTTGAGTCATGGCCAAAGCGAAAGCCGAAATCGAACTGGACGATGATGAATTTGTGGATGAGGATGACGCGCCGGATACCGATCCGGCAGCCAATTCCAAGGCCAGCCTGACCAAGCGTCGGCTGATCGACAATTATCTGGAAGAACGTCGTCTGCAAAAGCAGTTGTCCGACTACGACTTCGACCTTTAAGGCAATACGCCCCCTGCCGCTGCAGGGGGCAGCCTCAAGGCTGGGTTCGCGGGCCGGCTGATCAACATACCTTCAAGCTACCAACCATCCCTTTCTGATAGCTTTGACCAATCAAAAGCATTAGTCATTTCTGTTTCTGCTTCAGGTAATGCTCGCCTACTATCAACTCAGCGGGAATGATTCCCATTGGACTATAGAGGCTGTCATCATGACCAAGACCATTTCCTTCACCCTGATGCACTTCACTATTGCTTTTGCCGTGGTCTATGCCATGACCGGCAGCCTGGTTCTGGGCGGTGCGGTTGCGGTAGTGGAGCCCGCGCTGAACAGTGTGGCTTTCCACTTCCATGAAAAAGTCTGGAAACGTATTGAGCAGCGCCGGCAAATGCGCCGCGAGCAGCGAGGCATGCGCTTTCCTCCGGTAATGCAGGCCTGACTCGCCGAGGAACTTTTGCGGGCTGATTAGGGTATATAGTGTCTGTGTTCATCACGGATTAGCCCATGCCCAGATTTAATGGACTGCTCGTCGTTCTGCTTGCGTTACTGGCGCTCAAGGCCAGCGCGGATGATTTCAGTTACCCCATAAGCAATGCACTTATGGCAACTATCGCCGGCACGCCTCAACGACTCATGGCCCCGGTGCCAAGCGAGTCCGATGTGCGTCAGCGCGATCTGTCGGTGCGCGTGTTGCCCGAGCGCAACCTGCCACCGACCCTGTCGCAATACCGCGATCTGCATTTCCGTCTGGCCTGGCAGCAGCAACCGGCCCCGTTGCTGTTTCTGATCGCCGGCACCGGCTCCAGCTATGACAGCCCCCGACTGGATTACCTCAAGCGGGTGTTCTGGCAGGCGGGCATGCATGTAATAGTGCTGTCCTCACCGACCAATCATGACTTCATCGCCGCCGCCTCACGCAGTGGCCTGCCCGGCTTGGGACGCGAGGATGCCCGCGACCTGCACACTGCCATGTCGATGGCTGCCGAAAAGGCCCGCCACGAAGTCGGCCTGCAGGTTACCGAGCACCATGTGGTGGGCTTCAGCCTTGGCGCGCTGAATGCTGCCTTTGTCGCCGAACTGGACCAGCGCCTGGGACAGTTCAACTTCAGCCGGGTGTTGCTGCTCAACCCACCCGTGGACCTCTATACCTCGATTCAGCGGCTGGATTCGCTGGCCCGTACCCGCATTGACGGGGTCAGCGATACGGACAGCTTCTACGAGCATATCTTCGGCAAGCTCTCGCGTTACTTTGCCGAGAAAGGCGAAACCGACATCGAGGGTGGTCTGTTCTATGGCATCCAGTCATCCGACCAGGCCCTGACCGACCCTGAGCTGGCCATGCTGATTGGCGCGGTATTCCGTTTCGCCGCTGCCGACCTCAACTTCATGGCCGATCTGGTGACCGGTGGTGGCCTGTATGCGCCAGCGGACGAGCGACTCAAGGTCAGCACTTCACTCACTCCCTATCTGCGCCGGGCGCTGTTCTGCGACTTCAGCTGCTACATCGAAACTCAATTGTGGCCGGACTGGAGCAGTCGTAATGCAGACAAAACCATCGATGACATGGCTTGGCATACAAGCCTTAGAAGCATCGAGAACTTTCTGGCCAGCCATTCCGGCATTGCCGCACTGACCAATGCCGACGATCTGATTCTCAGCCGTGAAGACTATGACTTTCTGCATCAGACCTTTGGTGAGCGCGCGTTTCTGTTTCCCCGTGGCGGGCATGGTGGCAACCTTCAGCACCAGACCGTGGTTGAGCGGATGCTGAGCTTCATACAGGGAGAGTAACCATGCGAACGACCATAACCCTGGGCCTGACCTGCGCCCTGCTCACCACGCCTGCGTTTGCCAACCAGGCTCCGCCCTACCATGACCCGCTGGCAGGCCTGGTGATCGATGATCAGGCCGGCCATTACCAGTTCGAGCGCTCCAGCCTGGATGCTCTCAACGTTTATGACCCGTTCGAGGGTTTCAACCGGCGCATGTATCGGTTCAACGCCCAGTTCGACCATTACGTCTATCTGCCAACAGTCCGGGCCTACGAAGTCGTAACCCCGCGCTTTGTGCGCTCGGGAGTACGCAACGTTTTCGCCAACCTGGGGGATGTTCCCAACCTGGCCAACAGCCTGGCTCAGGGCAAGATCGAGAAGAGCATGCGTACCACCGCGCGCCTGCTGTTCAACACCATTTTGGGTGGGCTGGGCCTGTTCGATGTGGCCAGCAAGATGGGCCTGCCGCAGGAACCCGAGGATTTCGGCCAGACTCTGGGCCGCTACGGTGTGCCGCCGGGGCCTTATCTGGTGCTACCGCTGCTGGGGCCTTCGAACCTGCGTGACAGCACCGGGCTGGTGGTGGACTGGTCAGTGGAAGACGCCATCAACTATCTCGACAGCCACAGCGTGATGAACAATGAGCAGTGGCTCTATGGGCTGTACGCCATTGACCTGCGTTACAACAATGACTTTCGCTATGGCGCGCTGGATAGTCCGTTCGAGTACGACCAGATCCGTTACTTGTATCTGAAATTGCGCGAGTTGCAGATCGGGCAGTAGGTGTACAGGGGCGTGGTAATTCAGGGGCGACCGGTGGATTGCCACGGGCCTGCGGCCCTCGCAATGACGGGTGTAAGGCACACACCTCTGCCCCCTCGCAACAAACCCCATCGCCCATCATCATTGCGAGGAACAGGGGGCGGCCATCCGCCGACGTGACAATCCAGGGCGGCCGGTGGATTGCCACGGGCCTACGGCCCTCGCAATGACGGGGTGTAGGTGACATAGCCCTTGCCTTGGCAATGACGGGTGTAGGTGACATAGCCCCTGCCCTGACAGTGACGGGTGTAGGCTACATAGTCCCTGCCCTGGCAATGACGGGTGTAGGCCACATAGCCTCTGCCTTGGCAATGACGGGTGTAGGCCACATAGCCCCTGCCTTGGCAATGACAGGGTTTAAGCCGCAGCCATCGCCCCAAACCTCACAACGATGAGGCACAGACCCATCGCCCCACACCGTCATTGCGAGGGCCGCAGGCCCGTGGCAATCCAGTTACCCGACCCGAAAAATGATGTGCTCTTCCCAGTCGTCTTCATCCACCGCATCCTCAGCCAGCATCCGTCCGGCCTGGGAAATGCCGGCCTTGTGGACGGCCTTCGGGTCGCCGCAGACCAGGTGGTGCCAGGGCGGTAACTCTTCGCCTTCGGCCACCAGGCGGTAGGCGCAGGTCGGGGGCAGCCAGGCGAACGACTGTGCATCGGCCGGGGTCAACTGGATGCAGTCGGGCACGAACTCCCGGCGCTTGGGGTAATTGCTGCACTGGCAGGTCTTGAGATCCAGCAGCTTGCAGGCGATGCGGGTGTAATAGATTGCCGCCGGATCATCCTCATCCTCGAGCTTCTGCAGGCAGCACAGGCCGCAGCCGTCGCACAGGGACTCCCACTCGTCCTGATCCAGTTCATCCAGCCGCTTGCGCTTCCAGAATGGCACCACGGTCATGGCCATCTCAACGGCCCTCGCTCAGGACATCGCCCAGCCAGTCCATCACCTGGGCCAGGTCAAACGGAAAATCCAGCTCGGCGCCGCTGTCTTGTCGCTGAAGCACCGGGATACGCAACTGATAGCGCTGCATCAGTTCATCACTGTCGCTGATATCGACCTCGCTCACCCGCAAACCGTCGGCAATCAGCGGTTGCAGGATCTGCATGGCGGCCTCACACAGGTGACAGGCCAGCGTGCCATAGAGAGTGACGGGAGGGAGTTGAGTCATTGCGGGTCACGGCGGGTCGGGAAACAGCTGGCTATTGTAGCGCCATTTGGGGTATTTACCGACACTTACCCGCTGACTGGCCAAAGCCCGGAAGGAAATAGTCTTCCCTCCGGGCTGTGCCTCTGACTGACTCAGTTGGCCGGGGTATAGAACTGGGTGGAGTACTCATCCAGCGCCGGCTTGGCCACAGTGCCGACTTCCAGCATGTAATCGACAAAGGACTGCGCATAATCGAGGAAGGTATCTTCCGCACGGCCATCTTCACTCACAGTACCGAAGGTGACATAGCCATCCTGCCCCATGGCGGTAAAGCTGTTGCTTACCACCGTCAGTACGGTGCTGTCGATCAGTGGTTGCCAGTCACCCTCGTTACGAATCCGATACTCGATATCGTACAGCCGCTGGCCAGCCGGTCGGTTCATATCGACATACCAGCGCAGACCGGAAGCATAAGGATAGGCACCGGTGGAATTGCTGTGGGCGTACTCCACAGCTTCATTGAGCACCTGGCGAATTTCCGCGCCGGTCATTTCCAGATTGGTCAGGGTATTGCCGAACGGCAGCAAGGTGTAGGCATCGCCAATGGTGATGTCGCCGGCAAAGATATCAATCCGCACACCACCGGAGTTCTGGATGGAGACATCGGCGCCCTTGCTCATGAACAGGAAAGCACTGGCCACCACATTGGGGATGTCACCACCACGGTCGGGGTCTTCACCGGTGCAGGTGGTATCGCCGTAAGGCACCCCCGGAATCCGCGCCAGACAAAGGTCTTCGACCGCCAAACCAATCACATTGTTGCGAAACTCATCAAGCTGCTCAGAGAAGCTGTTGAGCAGCGCCTGAGCAGCGGGATCCGGTGCAGTCAGGCTGAGCTGTGGGTCGGCATCGATAGCTGCTTGCAGTTCAGCCAGGGTATTGCCGGTCAAAGCAGCGTTGCTGCGGGTTGGGTTATCCAGCAACAAATGTGGTACGCCTTCACAGGACACTACATTGCCGTCAGCATCCCACTGCACATTCAGTTCGCCAACCACCTTGGAGTACTCCCAGGCCTGGGCAACACAAACCCGGTTGCCGTCGGCATTGGTGACCATGGTCGGGTACTCGCCGCCAGCATTCAGGCCGTAGGCATCGAAATCACCCAGCAAGGTGTGAGAGTCACCGCCGATGATCACATCCACACCAGACAGGTTACGCGCCATGTCCAGGTCGTTCTCATACTGATAATGGGTCAGCAAAATGATCTTGTTGACGCCCTGCTCGGCCAGCTCGTTGATCATCGCCTGGGCCGTTTCCTGTTCATCCAGAAACTCGGTAGTTGGCAGAGGACTGGAGCTGCCTTGGGTCTTGCCGCGAATATCGATACCGATTATGCCCACCTGCTGGCCGTCCACTTCGTGAATGTAGTACGGCTTGATGTAATCATCTTCAGCGCTGGGCGCCAGCGGTGTACCAATCTGCGGTTTGACATTGGCAGCCAGTACAGCAGTGTTGCAGCTACCTG is a genomic window of Halopseudomonas phragmitis containing:
- the rsxB gene encoding electron transport complex subunit RsxB — its product is MSVVLTAILVLLGLALIFGAILGYAAIRFKVEGDPIVDQINALLPQTQCGQCGHPGCRPYAEGIANGEPINKCPPGGESTIQALADLLDVEALPLDAEHGEEKPKMVAYIREAECIGCTKCIQACPVDAILGAAKQMHTVIVDECTGCDLCVEPCPVDCIDMVPLPTTPQNWKWDYPLPPQQLIATDAARGQAA
- the rsxC gene encoding electron transport complex subunit RsxC, producing the protein MKSAIRIWDIPGGIHPEEHKHESTQRGLEPAPLPKTLILPLQQHIGARAEPVVQVGDKVLKGQLLAEANGVVSCPLHAPTSGTITAIGPAPYPHASGLAELAITLEADGLDQWTTLAPISDYRTLDPALLLEMIRQAGISGLGGAGFPTAVKLKARPEQKTQTLIINGTECEPYITADDTAMRYKAAEIVAGIEILMHILNPDQVLIGIEDNKPEAIAAMREAVGTRTMQVVVFPTKYPSGGEKQLIQILTGKEVPSGGLPADIGMVCQNIGTLLAIHDAVLLGQPLIKRITTLTGAALGRPTNVEALIGTPIIDLLQFAGLKPDQLYRLVMGGPMMGFTLQDLNAPIIKSSNCLLAGTREELPPPPPAQACIRCGLCAEACPAELLPQQLHWFALGKDYDQLKRQHLFDCIECGACSYVCPSSIPLVQYYRAAKAEIRAIELQQHRAEHSKQRFEQRQARLQREAEQKELERQARAEKAARLKAAKEAEAAQAPKQAPAGTEAPAPVAKPAGLSDEQKQLKIAAATAQMAVKKANKQLAANPDNEELKAQIAELEKAALEAQAAFEAATGGAAAPPAVRAEASDKPARKPVDENLKKAKLDLAMARAAVKKLERELTATPDSDELQQQLAQARTTLQEAEKALHAAEDASPIPPPERERVEKRPVDEATRQLKTDLAMAKAVFKQAERAVKDAQEQGQDASALEAELVSSRAALDQAAKAFADHMASKEKV
- the rsxD gene encoding electron transport complex subunit RsxD, which produces MALVRMTSPHAKGNNKTQTLMLWVLAATLPGVAVMTWLFGWGTLINIVLASSFALACEALILALRKRPVGFFLSDGSALVTAWLLALALPPLAPWWLVLIATSFAIVFGKQLYGGLGQNPFNPAMLGYVVVLISFPVEMTSWPAWRGIEQVMPDISASLGLLEALQRVFMPASLAIDGWTLATPLDVVKNNNSLTMDELRQAQPIFGAMAGYGWEWVSLAYLAGGAFLIYKKVFSWHAPVGMLGALALMSLLFWGGSGSDSNGSPLFHLLSGATMLGAFFIITDPVSGATSKLGRLIFGAGVGILVYVIRAWGGYPDAVAFAVLLMNLAAPTIDYYTTPRTYGHRKAERGMGKVD
- the rsxG gene encoding electron transport complex subunit RsxG: MSEQEQSTQPLGAGRSVVRNSLILGLFAMATVGLIAVTQISTAPRIAEEQRRVQMSALNEILPHDQHDNDLLADGFEVSDRELLNLPRPTMAYRGRVENEVVAVILPVVAPDGYSGRIDLLVGVRANGELAGVRALNHRETPGLGDKIELAKSDWVLSFNGKSLQVPAPTGWAVRKDGGEFDQFTGATITPRAVIQAVYRALEYFAAHRQQLLELPDASTMNEDSIDG
- a CDS encoding electron transport complex subunit E, with the translated sequence MASTDFKSISADGLWHNNPGLVQLLGLCPLLGVSSTAVNALGLGLATILVLVGSNVAVSLIRSAVTDAVRLPAFVMIIAALVTCTELLMQAFTYELYQILGIFIPLIVTNCAILGRADAYASKHPVLPSLIDGFMMGLGFALVLLVLGMLRELVGYGTLFSNMHLLLGPIAADWKIVVFSNYKDFLFVILPPGAFVFMGLLIALKNAIDSHVKALQAARAEKPAASGSKRVRVTGTIS
- the nth gene encoding endonuclease III, whose translation is MNKAKRYEIFRRLREDNPHPTTELNYSTPFELLVAVTLSAQATDVGVNKATDKLFPVANTPEAIYALGVEGLSEYIKTIGLYNSKARNVIETCRILIEQHNSQVPDNREALEALPGVGRKTANVVLNTAFGQPTMAVDTHIFRVSNRTGIAPGKTVLAVEKQLLKHVPKEFLVDAHHWLILHGRYVCKARSPQCGSCRIEDLCDYKHKTCD
- a CDS encoding PA3496 family putative envelope integrity protein; translated protein: MAKAKAEIELDDDEFVDEDDAPDTDPAANSKASLTKRRLIDNYLEERRLQKQLSDYDFDL
- a CDS encoding DUF2061 domain-containing protein, translated to MTKTISFTLMHFTIAFAVVYAMTGSLVLGGAVAVVEPALNSVAFHFHEKVWKRIEQRRQMRREQRGMRFPPVMQA
- a CDS encoding MlaA family lipoprotein, translating into MRTTITLGLTCALLTTPAFANQAPPYHDPLAGLVIDDQAGHYQFERSSLDALNVYDPFEGFNRRMYRFNAQFDHYVYLPTVRAYEVVTPRFVRSGVRNVFANLGDVPNLANSLAQGKIEKSMRTTARLLFNTILGGLGLFDVASKMGLPQEPEDFGQTLGRYGVPPGPYLVLPLLGPSNLRDSTGLVVDWSVEDAINYLDSHSVMNNEQWLYGLYAIDLRYNNDFRYGALDSPFEYDQIRYLYLKLRELQIGQ
- a CDS encoding YcgN family cysteine cluster protein yields the protein MAMTVVPFWKRKRLDELDQDEWESLCDGCGLCCLQKLEDEDDPAAIYYTRIACKLLDLKTCQCSNYPKRREFVPDCIQLTPADAQSFAWLPPTCAYRLVAEGEELPPWHHLVCGDPKAVHKAGISQAGRMLAEDAVDEDDWEEHIIFRVG
- a CDS encoding glutaredoxin family protein; the protein is MTQLPPVTLYGTLACHLCEAAMQILQPLIADGLRVSEVDISDSDELMQRYQLRIPVLQRQDSGAELDFPFDLAQVMDWLGDVLSEGR
- a CDS encoding 5'-nucleotidase C-terminal domain-containing protein; its protein translation is MIVRLKASLALVPVISAIVLSGCNSGSSSNRNADDNDVGQPLSLNILHINDHHSNLDETSISLNIAGAETSFALGGFPRVVAKIAEREAELENVLKLHAGDAITGTLYFSTFEGEADAALMNEVCFDAFALGNHEFDRGDAGLVKFLDYLAAGSCNTAVLAANVKPQIGTPLAPSAEDDYIKPYYIHEVDGQQVGIIGIDIRGKTQGSSSPLPTTEFLDEQETAQAMINELAEQGVNKIILLTHYQYENDLDMARNLSGVDVIIGGDSHTLLGDFDAYGLNAGGEYPTMVTNADGNRVCVAQAWEYSKVVGELNVQWDADGNVVSCEGVPHLLLDNPTRSNAALTGNTLAELQAAIDADPQLSLTAPDPAAQALLNSFSEQLDEFRNNVIGLAVEDLCLARIPGVPYGDTTCTGEDPDRGGDIPNVVASAFLFMSKGADVSIQNSGGVRIDIFAGDITIGDAYTLLPFGNTLTNLEMTGAEIRQVLNEAVEYAHSNSTGAYPYASGLRWYVDMNRPAGQRLYDIEYRIRNEGDWQPLIDSTVLTVVSNSFTAMGQDGYVTFGTVSEDGRAEDTFLDYAQSFVDYMLEVGTVAKPALDEYSTQFYTPAN